A window of Acidobacteriota bacterium contains these coding sequences:
- a CDS encoding PTS sugar transporter subunit IIA — translation MESYLTAKEAAEYLKLAERTLVRLAHEGKIPGVKIGGQWRFRRALLDEYLDTLASESVTTSGASPNQVIDAPMEEIFTVDQIIPDLEAANRPEVIHAMAEHVTGLGLVEDQAWLEAALAARERLVPTAVPEGVAFLHARRRAADKFPKQFIAMGRSPDGVVFGSPDMGKTNIFFLLALRNDALHLRWLSRLAWIVRSPSRLARLLDADSAETIHAAMLEAAGSLPGALRPTGAPAGR, via the coding sequence ATGGAGTCGTATCTGACCGCCAAGGAAGCCGCAGAGTATCTCAAACTGGCAGAACGGACACTTGTGCGGTTGGCCCACGAGGGCAAGATCCCAGGGGTCAAGATAGGCGGACAGTGGCGATTTCGACGTGCGCTCCTTGACGAGTACCTCGACACGCTCGCTTCGGAATCAGTCACGACTTCCGGGGCGTCGCCGAACCAGGTCATCGATGCTCCGATGGAGGAGATCTTCACCGTCGACCAGATCATCCCCGACCTCGAGGCCGCAAACCGGCCGGAGGTGATTCACGCCATGGCTGAGCACGTCACCGGTCTCGGTTTGGTGGAGGATCAGGCGTGGCTGGAGGCAGCCCTCGCGGCACGTGAACGCCTGGTTCCAACAGCTGTTCCGGAAGGAGTCGCCTTCCTCCATGCTCGCCGGCGAGCCGCGGACAAGTTCCCGAAGCAATTCATCGCCATGGGCCGTTCTCCCGACGGAGTGGTTTTCGGCTCTCCCGACATGGGAAAAACGAATATCTTCTTCCTCCTCGCGCTCAGAAACGACGCCTTGCACCTGAGGTGGCTCTCGCGCCTCGCATGGATCGTCCGCAGCCCCTCCCGCCTGGCGCGGCTGTTGGACGCCGATTCAGCGGAGACGATCCATGCGGCGATGCTCGAAGCTGCCGGCAGCCTCCCGGGCGCGTTGCGCCCGACCGGTGCACCGGCCGGTCGCTGA
- a CDS encoding ATP-binding protein: MKIALIGSHGVGKTTLCFELAARLKRRNADVEMVREVARRCPLPINQETTVAAQEWILHTQIAWEIEAAVDNEVVLCDRSVLDNYCYLVHAAGSVRAWETFIDYWMPTYDVLVHVPISESPAYDGVRAVDPAFQQLIDVLLEGMIAARGLTPLRLTPPDRATWCDTIIDSLLPKLEPTLPLFDGEPKP; the protein is encoded by the coding sequence ATGAAAATCGCACTCATCGGCAGCCACGGGGTCGGCAAGACCACCCTGTGCTTCGAGTTGGCCGCACGTCTCAAGCGGCGTAACGCCGATGTCGAAATGGTGCGCGAGGTGGCGCGTCGGTGCCCGCTGCCCATTAATCAAGAAACAACGGTGGCAGCTCAGGAATGGATTCTCCACACCCAGATCGCGTGGGAAATCGAGGCAGCAGTCGACAACGAGGTCGTGCTCTGTGATCGGTCGGTGCTCGACAACTATTGCTACCTGGTGCATGCCGCAGGGTCCGTGCGAGCCTGGGAGACTTTCATCGATTACTGGATGCCGACCTACGACGTGCTCGTCCATGTGCCGATTTCCGAGAGCCCGGCGTACGATGGCGTTCGCGCGGTGGATCCAGCGTTTCAACAGCTCATCGACGTGCTCCTCGAGGGTATGATCGCCGCCCGCGGGCTGACTCCGCTGCGCCTGACCCCCCCGGACAGAGCGACGTGGTGTGACACGATCATCGACTCCCTCCTGCCGAAACTGGAACCGACTCTTCCGCTCTTCGACGGAGAACCGAAGCCTTGA
- a CDS encoding LOG family protein → MTEQRKTRLGTTHGAVDEAAADLVQVIDGSVEQLWETIESLERLQPRNLERFRVSIFGSARIEASDPLYAEARGLAQRLTEAGCDIVTGGGGGLMQAVDQGASRGKLNEPAVGDLPVRLVADLENTPFVERVYRHRTFFSRLHHFVRLSSAFIVFPGGIGSTLEAMMVWQLLQAKHLPPTPFLLFGEHWRGLLNWIEDEALAHGYVDEGDVHLPVQVRTVDEATEIILHTLHEFHARANELHRADP, encoded by the coding sequence TTGACCGAGCAGCGGAAAACCCGGTTGGGAACCACCCATGGTGCTGTCGACGAAGCCGCAGCGGACCTGGTTCAGGTGATTGACGGATCTGTGGAGCAGCTCTGGGAAACCATCGAATCACTTGAGAGATTGCAGCCTCGGAATCTCGAGCGCTTCCGAGTTTCAATCTTCGGGTCGGCTAGAATCGAAGCCTCTGACCCGCTCTACGCGGAGGCACGAGGACTCGCCCAGCGGCTCACGGAAGCCGGTTGCGACATCGTCACCGGCGGCGGTGGCGGATTGATGCAGGCGGTCGATCAGGGTGCCTCACGCGGCAAATTGAATGAACCCGCAGTGGGTGACCTGCCCGTTCGGCTCGTAGCCGACCTCGAAAACACGCCGTTTGTGGAGCGGGTCTATCGACACCGCACGTTCTTCTCCCGCCTCCATCATTTTGTGCGGCTGTCCTCCGCGTTCATCGTCTTTCCAGGTGGCATCGGATCCACTCTTGAAGCGATGATGGTGTGGCAGCTTCTGCAGGCGAAACACCTTCCGCCAACGCCATTCCTACTCTTCGGGGAGCATTGGCGCGGGCTCCTGAATTGGATCGAGGATGAAGCGCTCGCCCATGGGTATGTCGACGAAGGTGATGTGCATCTTCCGGTCCAGGTGCGCACAGTCGACGAGGCAACAGAGATCATTCTGCACACGCTTCACGAGTTCCACGCGCGAGCCAACGAGCTCCACCGGGCGGATCCGTGA
- a CDS encoding amidohydrolase family protein: MTNGSGTRELIVSGGMLVPMASDGEYFEGDLATKNGLITKVARISIDTRDDELILDARGAAVLPGFIQGHVHVVQSLLRHQADGLSLLDWLRFRTWPYEAALDGDGVEVAAELGIAELLCGGTTTALDFGTTHDHGRVFQAAKRLGIRLVSGKTHMDIGNAAPASLLEDREKSIADAAALGEQWHGSENGRLRYAVAPRFALSCSPTLLRGCAELARDNGWLLQSHAAENRDEVEQVRSLSGRGNVDYLDDHGLLGGDVVLAHGVHLAADEIRRLAETRTTICHCPGANLKLGSGIADVPGLLAAGVPVVLGSDGPPCNNRLSIFHEMSLAATLHNLHYGPAALDPWRVLAMATRDGAAALHLEREIGTLEQGKAGDVVVIDLEDWSTLPGGDPASRIVFGAGTHAVRHVVVAGQPVVIDGRLVTTDTDDLRNRINTAWTATRRRMEEMQFE, from the coding sequence GTGACCAACGGATCTGGCACGCGAGAGCTGATCGTCAGCGGTGGAATGCTCGTGCCGATGGCCTCTGACGGAGAGTATTTCGAGGGTGACCTCGCTACCAAAAACGGTCTCATCACGAAAGTGGCCCGCATTTCGATTGACACCAGAGATGACGAACTGATTCTCGACGCCCGTGGCGCCGCGGTGCTGCCGGGATTCATCCAGGGCCACGTACATGTGGTGCAATCGCTTCTACGACACCAGGCTGACGGGCTTTCACTCCTCGACTGGCTGCGGTTCCGGACCTGGCCATACGAGGCGGCACTGGACGGCGACGGTGTCGAGGTGGCGGCCGAGCTCGGAATTGCGGAGCTCCTGTGCGGCGGAACGACAACGGCTCTTGATTTCGGCACCACGCACGACCACGGCCGCGTGTTTCAGGCCGCCAAACGGCTCGGGATCCGGCTCGTATCGGGCAAGACGCACATGGATATCGGAAACGCAGCACCTGCGAGCCTGCTCGAAGATCGAGAAAAGTCGATTGCGGATGCAGCAGCGCTCGGAGAGCAATGGCACGGATCGGAGAACGGCAGGCTGCGGTACGCGGTGGCGCCTCGCTTTGCTCTTTCGTGCTCGCCAACACTTTTGCGGGGGTGCGCGGAGCTTGCTCGCGACAACGGCTGGCTCCTGCAAAGTCATGCTGCCGAGAATCGTGACGAGGTCGAACAGGTTCGGTCCCTGAGCGGTCGCGGCAACGTCGACTACCTCGACGACCACGGCCTCCTCGGAGGTGATGTGGTGTTAGCTCACGGCGTCCACCTCGCGGCGGACGAGATCCGGCGCCTCGCGGAGACCCGGACCACGATCTGCCATTGCCCGGGTGCGAACTTGAAGCTCGGCTCCGGCATCGCCGATGTGCCCGGCCTTCTGGCAGCAGGAGTCCCTGTCGTGCTGGGATCGGACGGGCCGCCATGCAACAACCGGCTATCGATCTTCCACGAGATGAGTCTTGCTGCCACTCTCCACAATCTGCACTACGGACCGGCTGCTCTCGACCCGTGGCGAGTTCTGGCAATGGCGACGCGGGACGGTGCGGCAGCACTTCATCTGGAACGGGAAATCGGGACTCTCGAACAGGGTAAAGCCGGAGACGTGGTGGTGATCGATCTCGAGGATTGGTCGACCCTGCCGGGAGGAGATCCCGCATCGCGGATCGTTTTCGGCGCCGGAACACATGCCGTGCGGCATGTCGTGGTCGCCGGACAGCCGGTTGTGATTGACGGGAGACTGGTGACCACGGACACCGATGATTTACGCAATCGCATCAATACGGCATGGACGGCGACTCGTAGAAGGATGGAGGAGATGCAATTCGAATGA
- the def gene encoding peptide deformylase: MSVRPILVYGDPRLEIPSEPVTTFDAELHSLVEDLFESGWKAPGLGLAAPQIGVNLRLATIDLSVGKDPDAKIVLANPTIVRREGKASLEEGCLSFPGLFTVLERPTALTVRTQDEHGEWREIEADGLLAQAVCHEIDHLDGILLVHHLRGMKKRLFMRRVEKMRRLGVWTQSTA, encoded by the coding sequence ATGAGCGTTCGCCCGATTCTCGTCTACGGTGACCCGCGGCTCGAGATTCCGAGCGAGCCGGTCACGACGTTCGATGCAGAGCTGCATTCGCTGGTGGAAGATCTTTTCGAAAGCGGGTGGAAGGCGCCCGGCCTGGGCCTCGCCGCACCACAGATCGGAGTCAATTTACGGCTCGCTACGATCGACCTTTCAGTGGGCAAAGACCCTGACGCCAAGATCGTCTTAGCGAACCCGACGATTGTCCGCCGCGAGGGCAAAGCCAGCCTCGAAGAGGGCTGCCTGTCGTTTCCGGGCCTTTTCACGGTCCTCGAACGGCCCACCGCCCTGACTGTCCGCACCCAGGACGAGCACGGTGAATGGCGGGAAATCGAGGCGGATGGTCTGCTTGCTCAGGCCGTTTGCCACGAGATCGACCACCTCGACGGAATCCTCCTGGTGCACCATCTGCGGGGGATGAAGAAGCGGCTATTCATGCGTCGAGTGGAGAAGATGAGACGCCTTGGGGTGTGGACGCAATCCACCGCGTGA
- a CDS encoding DnaJ domain-containing protein, which yields MAADYYKVLGVDRSASASEIKKAYRKLARKYHPDVNPDNAEAEQKFKEIQEAYAVLSDKDKRKQYDTYGQVDGIPDMGFDPFRRASSTWRDAGGVRVEYGDFERAGGGFQDLGDIFGELFGRGRTSRARRQPQRGADQEIEIEISFADAVRGTTVTIPVQRQVTCSSCNGSGAAEGRPCPSCHGSGVLISTERLRVKIPEGVAPGQRVRVAGKGAEGRLDGKPGDLFVRVRVTPHAFFERDGDNIHTTVPVTFSEAYKGGEIEIGTVHGPVRAKVPPGTDSGRTFRLRGKGVKNTKTRAYGDHLYTIQIVVPKVVSPAGEDMARSVSELYQSNPRQGLPTGL from the coding sequence GTGGCTGCAGACTATTACAAAGTGCTCGGTGTTGATCGCTCCGCGAGCGCGTCCGAGATCAAGAAGGCGTATCGCAAGCTGGCAAGGAAATACCATCCTGATGTCAATCCCGACAACGCAGAAGCCGAGCAGAAGTTCAAGGAGATTCAGGAAGCATACGCAGTCTTGTCGGATAAGGACAAACGAAAGCAGTACGACACCTATGGACAGGTCGATGGCATTCCTGACATGGGTTTCGATCCGTTCCGCAGAGCCAGTTCAACGTGGCGTGATGCGGGGGGCGTGCGAGTGGAGTATGGCGATTTCGAACGGGCCGGCGGTGGTTTTCAAGATCTCGGCGACATTTTTGGCGAGCTTTTTGGTCGCGGGAGAACCTCGAGAGCGCGAAGACAGCCCCAGCGAGGTGCAGATCAGGAAATCGAAATCGAAATCTCTTTTGCCGATGCAGTGCGCGGCACGACGGTCACCATTCCAGTCCAGCGTCAGGTGACGTGTTCGAGTTGTAACGGAAGCGGTGCGGCAGAAGGTCGGCCGTGTCCGAGTTGTCACGGATCGGGCGTATTGATTTCGACCGAACGACTCCGCGTGAAGATCCCGGAAGGGGTTGCGCCGGGCCAGCGCGTACGGGTGGCGGGTAAGGGGGCCGAGGGACGCTTGGACGGGAAACCGGGAGATCTCTTCGTGCGAGTTCGGGTCACTCCTCACGCGTTCTTCGAGCGCGACGGCGACAACATTCACACCACAGTTCCGGTGACCTTCTCAGAGGCCTACAAGGGTGGCGAGATCGAAATCGGAACCGTTCACGGACCGGTACGTGCCAAGGTGCCACCTGGTACGGACTCGGGTCGCACATTCCGGCTTCGAGGCAAGGGCGTCAAAAACACCAAAACGCGGGCCTACGGTGACCACCTGTACACGATTCAGATTGTCGTGCCGAAGGTCGTGTCCCCGGCTGGTGAAGATATGGCGCGCAGCGTCTCCGAGCTTTACCAGTCAAACCCGCGCCAGGGCCTGCCAACCGGCCTTTAG
- a CDS encoding protein kinase produces MEAFVALPLLLVAGPRTRARRAVVALFVALSTAAVINLPWLAEQLNISFESESSILHVLSNPGVMMATNLVCSALIVWALVQLLLGGGPQQRLERTLMSRGDFVGAAQMRAQKGDKRGAFELYRKGKEWNEAARIALELGRESDAAEMLKRAGGHHLAEAARLFRRAGDIAAAQRCDRGLAEWLTSRGRFDEAVEAWTRAGEPKRAATAAVLALDEGRFSSSHTALPAARRAVEQVGDQRTLARLHELEGNWQAAAHAWRSAGEHGLAAEIFRKAGLMHEAAVCEAAAGHHREAAELRLRQLDKLREKLAVAEAHGRLEKEQVENLRDQIKHEEDLLVPLLTELGMRREMLDLISASGGVEEAVKTMLEQGEETEAAEFAANSQRWDIAAPLMEKLNRWSEASDLYELAEDVEAAARCAEKAGEDERALHLYRGLGVPVGIANCMARLGYLQDALVELHRGNFLPEACQVLQDHPGPVPDIPHVILDMAKWAREHLSAEASIACLQRAVIGVALQPGRLGPAVALAHELYQAGERAPALAQLERVLAFDYSCEPARKLRALIEADGRPAASGTDQAKAAARDAKKAELDVQQRYEILNKLGRGGMGVVYKARDTRLERDVAIKVLRTTSAEEAARLGQEAKAAATLNHPGIVTIHDFEAGFDGYFIAMEFVPGEIMEDLLKSAPEMIRSQLERLLLLVAQAVEYAHSQHVIHRDLKPGNILVTPDHEVKILDFGIAARLDRGDGENVSISGTPFYMAPEQIQGQPPTPATDIYAFGATAFHLATGRPPFHTGNVIDAHLNTPPPDPLDLEPDLNPDLARIILRCLEKSPEDRYANTAELCADLQALIV; encoded by the coding sequence GTGGAAGCGTTCGTTGCCTTACCGTTGCTTCTGGTCGCCGGCCCGAGAACGCGTGCCCGCCGAGCGGTCGTCGCGCTCTTCGTCGCTCTCTCGACCGCGGCCGTCATCAACCTGCCGTGGCTGGCCGAACAATTGAATATCTCCTTCGAATCAGAAAGCTCGATCCTGCACGTGCTTTCGAACCCGGGCGTGATGATGGCCACGAATCTCGTGTGCAGCGCTCTCATAGTCTGGGCTCTGGTCCAGCTTCTGCTTGGCGGCGGTCCGCAGCAGCGTTTGGAGCGAACCCTGATGAGCCGCGGGGATTTCGTCGGCGCGGCGCAGATGAGGGCCCAGAAAGGCGACAAGAGAGGCGCTTTCGAGCTCTATCGCAAGGGCAAGGAATGGAACGAGGCGGCCCGGATTGCGCTCGAGCTCGGGCGTGAATCCGACGCCGCCGAGATGTTGAAAAGGGCGGGTGGCCATCATCTGGCGGAAGCGGCACGTCTCTTCCGGCGCGCGGGTGATATCGCCGCAGCCCAACGCTGCGATCGAGGCCTCGCAGAATGGCTCACCAGTCGCGGGAGATTCGATGAAGCGGTAGAGGCGTGGACCCGGGCGGGAGAACCGAAACGCGCCGCGACTGCAGCCGTTCTCGCTCTCGACGAGGGGCGATTTTCTTCGTCCCACACGGCCCTCCCGGCAGCGCGGAGGGCGGTCGAGCAGGTCGGGGATCAACGCACCCTGGCGCGCCTGCACGAGCTGGAAGGGAACTGGCAGGCTGCCGCCCATGCATGGCGGTCGGCGGGCGAGCACGGCTTGGCAGCCGAGATATTCCGCAAGGCCGGCCTGATGCACGAGGCAGCGGTTTGCGAGGCTGCGGCGGGGCACCATCGCGAGGCGGCCGAACTTCGGCTTCGACAGCTCGACAAGCTGCGTGAAAAGCTCGCGGTCGCCGAGGCACATGGGAGGCTCGAAAAGGAACAGGTCGAGAATCTTCGTGACCAGATCAAACATGAGGAAGACCTGCTTGTCCCGTTGCTGACTGAGCTCGGTATGCGTCGGGAGATGCTTGATTTGATCAGCGCCTCCGGCGGCGTGGAAGAAGCGGTCAAGACGATGCTCGAACAGGGAGAGGAGACCGAGGCCGCGGAGTTTGCTGCCAATTCCCAACGGTGGGATATCGCTGCACCGCTGATGGAGAAGCTGAATCGCTGGAGTGAGGCGAGCGACCTCTATGAACTCGCAGAGGATGTCGAGGCAGCAGCCCGGTGCGCCGAAAAGGCTGGAGAGGATGAGCGAGCGCTGCATCTCTACCGGGGACTCGGCGTTCCGGTCGGCATCGCCAACTGCATGGCGCGACTCGGCTACCTCCAGGATGCTCTGGTCGAGCTCCACCGTGGAAATTTCTTGCCCGAGGCCTGTCAGGTGCTGCAAGACCATCCTGGGCCGGTACCGGACATACCTCACGTCATACTCGATATGGCGAAATGGGCCCGCGAGCACCTCTCAGCCGAGGCGTCGATCGCCTGTCTCCAACGGGCAGTTATCGGCGTTGCGCTGCAGCCGGGCAGGCTCGGACCGGCGGTGGCTCTCGCCCACGAGCTCTATCAGGCCGGCGAAAGGGCTCCGGCTCTCGCCCAACTCGAGCGCGTGCTCGCCTTCGACTACTCCTGCGAACCGGCGCGAAAGCTCCGCGCTCTGATCGAGGCCGACGGCCGACCGGCAGCATCAGGAACCGATCAAGCGAAGGCGGCGGCTCGAGATGCAAAGAAGGCGGAGCTCGACGTACAACAACGATACGAAATTCTGAACAAGCTCGGCCGGGGTGGAATGGGCGTCGTGTACAAGGCCCGCGACACTCGCCTCGAGCGCGACGTCGCGATCAAGGTCTTGCGAACGACCTCTGCCGAGGAGGCGGCTCGGCTCGGCCAGGAAGCGAAAGCGGCGGCGACCCTCAACCATCCCGGAATCGTGACGATCCACGATTTCGAGGCCGGGTTCGACGGGTATTTCATCGCCATGGAGTTCGTCCCTGGGGAAATCATGGAGGATCTCTTAAAGTCCGCACCCGAAATGATCAGAAGCCAGCTGGAGCGTTTGCTTCTGTTGGTTGCGCAAGCCGTCGAGTACGCCCATAGCCAGCACGTCATTCATCGCGATCTCAAGCCCGGGAATATTCTCGTCACCCCAGATCACGAGGTGAAGATCCTCGATTTCGGAATTGCCGCCCGTCTCGATCGGGGAGACGGCGAAAATGTCTCCATTTCGGGCACTCCCTTCTATATGGCGCCCGAGCAAATCCAAGGGCAACCGCCGACACCGGCGACCGATATTTACGCCTTCGGGGCGACCGCGTTCCATCTTGCCACCGGCCGGCCGCCGTTTCACACCGGGAACGTGATCGACGCCCACCTGAACACACCGCCGCCAGATCCCCTGGACCTCGAACCGGATCTCAATCCCGATCTCGCGCGCATCATCCTGCGATGCCTCGAGAAAAGCCCCGAAGACAGATATGCAAACACCGCCGAGCTCTGTGCTGACCTGCAGGCGTTGATTGTGTGA
- a CDS encoding sigma 54-interacting transcriptional regulator has translation MLTMAIDSGDGSDLRYDLAKEVVSIGASSSNDVVLRSPGVAPVHIVIRRSGDSYTFFGQPRQIVLLNGTRRSRGVLNEGDRLRIGTATLLILAADVSPFESVEVGTAEEPKTEEAADSRAATEEEPRSRSEVVLYNEPPRLALARRQLLDVFRNGLHSDLVAALQVFFETVFKKRRAVLAWLDQQGELQPIVSNWSGALPQLPPRTFAELDNGDRVAVLRSGGGEVLIYPLVVGEAVSRVFLLAETSDEHCDEDRTLLAELAAMISVHWRRVAGASELLGEWEANSRKTLAKKLPGTSQAVQKLREQVLAASRSADPVLIAGLAGSGRTYLASLIASLRPTGRPWIRVLQARGGDESSFRNELFGSGRAIGARELAARAGGGVVVVRSIEQLSREIQGELAAVIAKDLGSGYGSKVRWILTAAEDFAVLADQGMIADELSRQVASNVIRVPTLAERREDLPLVIVRMLETVGEEQGKEIRGIALETLDSLLGTTFDGQTAELLTEIRRLVSATPEGELVSGSIQRRVMQADGSAGDPGTGIDTATVLGEDDLKVVIPAVERLLIDRVLRRSLGNQSKAARELNLSRGALIAKIKEYRIPDYRSLRRSKR, from the coding sequence ATGTTGACGATGGCGATCGACTCGGGAGACGGTTCCGATCTCCGTTACGACCTTGCCAAGGAAGTCGTGTCGATTGGCGCCTCGAGCAGCAATGACGTGGTTTTGAGGAGCCCGGGAGTTGCCCCAGTCCACATCGTGATCCGCCGAAGCGGAGATTCCTACACCTTTTTTGGACAGCCCCGCCAGATCGTGCTGCTGAACGGAACACGACGTTCGCGAGGGGTACTGAACGAAGGGGACAGGCTTCGAATCGGTACGGCCACTCTCCTGATCCTGGCGGCCGATGTGAGTCCATTCGAATCTGTGGAGGTCGGTACCGCAGAAGAGCCGAAGACAGAAGAGGCCGCCGACTCGCGGGCCGCGACTGAGGAGGAACCCAGATCACGATCAGAGGTGGTGCTGTACAACGAACCACCGCGATTGGCCCTGGCGCGCCGTCAGCTGTTGGATGTCTTTCGAAATGGCCTCCACTCGGATCTTGTAGCCGCCCTTCAGGTGTTTTTCGAGACGGTGTTCAAAAAGCGTCGCGCCGTGTTGGCATGGCTCGACCAGCAGGGTGAATTGCAGCCGATCGTCTCGAACTGGTCGGGAGCCCTACCACAGCTTCCGCCCAGGACCTTTGCCGAGCTGGACAACGGCGATCGCGTAGCGGTGCTTCGTAGCGGCGGCGGCGAGGTGTTGATCTACCCGTTGGTTGTTGGAGAAGCGGTATCTCGGGTCTTTCTACTCGCGGAAACCAGTGACGAACACTGCGATGAGGATCGGACGCTGCTCGCCGAGCTCGCAGCAATGATTTCCGTACACTGGCGCAGGGTCGCCGGGGCCAGCGAGCTCCTGGGAGAGTGGGAAGCGAATTCGAGGAAAACGCTCGCGAAAAAGCTCCCGGGCACGTCGCAGGCAGTTCAGAAGCTCCGTGAACAGGTGCTGGCTGCCTCTCGGTCTGCGGATCCGGTACTCATCGCTGGGCTCGCCGGCTCGGGCCGAACCTATCTCGCTTCGTTGATCGCCTCCCTGCGACCAACCGGAAGGCCGTGGATCCGCGTCCTGCAAGCCCGTGGTGGGGACGAGTCGTCTTTCCGAAACGAACTCTTCGGTTCAGGCAGGGCGATCGGTGCGCGGGAGCTTGCAGCTCGTGCGGGTGGCGGGGTCGTCGTGGTCCGTTCAATCGAACAACTTTCGAGAGAAATCCAAGGCGAGCTTGCTGCAGTCATCGCCAAGGACCTGGGCTCTGGCTATGGGTCCAAGGTCCGGTGGATTCTCACAGCGGCTGAAGATTTTGCGGTGCTCGCAGACCAGGGAATGATCGCTGACGAGCTCTCTCGCCAGGTGGCGAGCAACGTGATTCGCGTGCCGACGCTGGCTGAGCGCCGAGAGGATCTTCCCCTGGTGATCGTGCGCATGCTGGAGACGGTCGGAGAAGAGCAAGGGAAAGAAATCCGGGGTATCGCCCTCGAGACGCTCGACTCTCTGCTCGGCACCACCTTTGACGGGCAGACAGCCGAACTTCTCACCGAGATCCGCCGACTCGTATCGGCCACCCCCGAGGGCGAGCTGGTAAGCGGTTCGATACAGCGGAGGGTGATGCAGGCGGACGGATCGGCGGGAGATCCGGGCACAGGCATCGACACCGCAACGGTTCTCGGCGAGGACGACCTCAAGGTGGTGATCCCGGCGGTCGAAAGACTGTTGATCGACCGTGTTCTGCGACGATCCCTCGGGAATCAGAGCAAGGCGGCCCGGGAGCTCAACCTCTCTCGTGGCGCGTTGATAGCGAAGATCAAGGAATACAGGATTCCCGATTATCGGTCGCTGCGGCGGAGCAAACGCTGA
- a CDS encoding DUF4388 domain-containing protein, with translation MRRPLSGSLEHLAATDLLRLVSATSPNGVLEIDTPEGSLRLEMEKGRVRAPTRSDLERAGKILGSRYGDFRFTPRRVERLVGDMVNLTTYVEAAGAASTDFEVELLLEEEPSDAMAVSQTSPVNDLPDQAPQNPLDDLVLDLEADAPEDMLFTEIGVLTPNPRWWWGNLELDWRRQGWRLQPLTGSDDEDLDGLDLVVVHHQRTGTEIGSEQQLLSLVRRVSKVDPPVPLVYVGPLEDPAWVQELIDAGTSFLLPAPTGDINVAASNIAESLSSVVDRQLRLRQQERDPGLPPGVSELVETLLSDGGPEHGVSALLQLAAAYFSRVAILVAEEQSIRRRAGFGYRLRKSKTDLPRGISLVEGVIRSGKALTEIEPGGIGAGQLASALGVPELSPKTAIIPLGREGAVAGVLVADCSGDELPDLTDLIRLVQWFGMMVGD, from the coding sequence ATGAGACGGCCTCTGTCGGGAAGCCTTGAGCACCTGGCAGCAACCGATTTACTTCGGCTGGTGTCGGCCACCTCGCCGAACGGAGTGCTCGAGATCGACACACCTGAGGGGTCCCTTCGTCTCGAGATGGAGAAAGGGCGGGTCAGGGCGCCGACCAGGAGCGATCTGGAAAGGGCGGGCAAGATCCTCGGATCCCGTTACGGGGATTTTCGATTCACGCCGAGGCGGGTTGAAAGACTGGTCGGCGATATGGTGAATCTGACGACATACGTCGAAGCGGCAGGCGCCGCTTCAACGGATTTCGAGGTGGAGTTGCTGCTGGAGGAAGAGCCCTCCGATGCGATGGCGGTATCACAGACATCGCCCGTCAACGATCTTCCGGATCAAGCTCCCCAGAATCCGCTCGACGATCTGGTGCTGGATTTGGAGGCAGATGCTCCAGAGGACATGTTATTCACCGAAATCGGTGTACTGACGCCGAATCCGAGATGGTGGTGGGGAAATCTCGAACTGGATTGGCGCCGGCAGGGGTGGCGTTTGCAGCCGTTGACGGGGTCGGATGACGAGGACCTCGACGGCTTGGATCTCGTCGTCGTGCACCACCAGCGGACCGGTACGGAGATCGGGTCGGAGCAACAGTTGCTTTCTCTCGTGCGTCGCGTGTCCAAGGTCGATCCGCCGGTGCCTCTCGTGTACGTAGGGCCGCTCGAAGATCCGGCATGGGTTCAGGAGTTGATTGATGCAGGGACCTCCTTTCTCCTACCAGCGCCAACCGGCGACATCAACGTCGCCGCCTCGAATATTGCCGAATCACTGTCATCGGTCGTGGACCGGCAACTTCGGTTACGCCAGCAGGAACGAGACCCCGGGCTGCCACCGGGTGTCTCGGAGCTGGTCGAAACTCTGCTCTCTGATGGTGGCCCTGAACACGGCGTCAGCGCCTTGCTACAGCTTGCCGCCGCGTATTTTTCGCGGGTTGCGATATTGGTCGCCGAGGAGCAATCGATTCGCAGACGCGCGGGGTTCGGTTATCGGTTGAGGAAATCGAAAACCGACCTTCCACGCGGGATCAGTTTGGTCGAGGGCGTGATCCGGTCAGGCAAGGCTCTGACCGAAATCGAGCCCGGCGGCATTGGAGCAGGTCAGCTCGCCAGTGCTCTCGGTGTCCCTGAGCTATCCCCCAAAACGGCCATCATTCCCCTTGGAAGAGAAGGAGCCGTCGCGGGTGTCCTGGTGGCGGACTGCAGTGGAGATGAACTTCCCGATCTGACAGACCTAATCCGGTTGGTCCAATGGTTCGGGATGATGGTTGGAGACTGA